A genomic segment from Micromonospora echinaurantiaca encodes:
- a CDS encoding NAD(P)-binding oxidoreductase encodes MRVVIAGGHGKIARLLLRDLTGRGDTAVGLIRNPDHAAALRAAGAHPVLADLEHLGVDDLAGHLGGADAVVFAAGAGPGSGAARKDTVDRAAAVLLADAAQRAGVRRYLLVSSMGVEGEPRPGTDEVFAAYLRAKKAAEDDVTGRDLDWTVLRPGRLTDDPPTGRITLARRVPRGAVTRTDVARVLVALLHTPASADMILELVGGDTPIGEAVAAVTAR; translated from the coding sequence ATGCGCGTCGTCATCGCCGGAGGACACGGCAAGATCGCCCGGCTGCTGCTGCGGGACCTCACCGGCCGCGGCGACACCGCCGTCGGCCTGATCCGCAACCCCGATCATGCCGCCGCGCTGAGAGCCGCCGGCGCCCACCCGGTCCTCGCCGACCTGGAACACCTCGGCGTCGACGACCTCGCCGGTCACCTCGGCGGCGCGGACGCGGTGGTCTTCGCCGCCGGCGCCGGCCCGGGCAGCGGCGCGGCCCGCAAGGACACCGTCGACCGGGCCGCCGCCGTGCTGCTCGCCGACGCCGCGCAGCGCGCCGGCGTACGCCGCTACCTGCTGGTCTCCTCGATGGGCGTGGAGGGCGAACCGCGCCCCGGCACCGACGAGGTGTTCGCCGCGTACCTGCGGGCGAAGAAGGCCGCCGAGGACGACGTGACCGGCCGGGACCTCGACTGGACGGTGCTGCGGCCCGGCCGGCTCACCGACGACCCGCCCACCGGGCGGATCACCCTGGCCCGGCGGGTGCCCCGCGGCGCGGTCACCCGCACCGACGTCGCCCGGGTGCTGGTCGCCCTGCTCCACACCCCGGCCAGCGCCGACATGATCCTGGAACTCGTCGGCGGGGACACCCCGATCGGCGAGGCGGTCGCCGCCGTCACCGCACGCTGA